A stretch of the Macaca mulatta isolate MMU2019108-1 chromosome 16, T2T-MMU8v2.0, whole genome shotgun sequence genome encodes the following:
- the CEP131 gene encoding centrosomal protein of 131 kDa isoform X9 → MKGTRAISSAPECSPAGVDLSLTGLPPPVSRRPGSAATTKPIVRSVSVVTGSEQKRKALEATGPGGSRAINNLRRSNSTTQVSQPRSGSPRPAEPTDFLTLFEGSPSGKKRPASLSTAPSEKGATWNVLDDQPRSFTLPPNARSSSALDSPAGPRRKECTVALAPNFTANNRSNKGAMGNCVTTMVHNRYTPSERAPPLKSSNQTAPSLNNIIKAATCEGSESSGFGKPPKNVSSASHSARNNAGGTTGLPRRKEVTEEEAERFIHQVNQAAVTIQRWYRRQVQRRQVGAARLEHLLQAKREEQRQRPGEGTLLDLHQQKEAARRKAREEKARQARRAAIQELQQKRALRAQKAITAERGPPENPGETRAPGTRRPAQELSPTPGDTAHQALKAINTGAGLPAAGPGDCCLPTSSSSPEPQQPPEDKTQDVLAQDAAGDNLETVAPSRGSTKSRGPLEELLHTLQLLEKEPEPLPRPRAHHRGRYAWASEVTTEDDASSLTADNLEKFGKLSAFPEPPEDGTLLSEAKLQSIMSFLDEMEKSGQDQPDPQQEGWVLEAGPGPLELGSEASTSVMRLKLEVEEKKQAMLLLQRALAQQRDLTVRRVKETEKALSRQLQRQREHYEATIQRHLAFIDQLIEDKKVLSEKCEAVVAELKQEDQRCTERVAQVQAQHELEIKKLKELMSATEKVRREKWISEKTKKIKEVTVRGLEPEIQKLIARHKQEVRRLKSLHEAELLQSDERASQRCLRQAEELREQLEREKEALGQQERERARQRFQQHLEQEQWALQQQRQRLYSEVAEERERLGQQAARQRAELEELRQQLEESSSALTRALRAEFEKGREEQERRHQMELKALKQQLELERQAWEAGCARKEEAWLLNREQELREEIRKGRDKEIELVIHRLEADMALAKEESEKAAESRIKRLRDKYEAELSELEQSERKLHERCSELKGQLGEAEGENLRLQGLVRQKERALEDTQAMNEQLSSERSNLAQVIRQEFEDRLAASEEETRQAKAELAALQARQQLELEEVHRRVKTALARKEEAVSSLRTQHEAAVKRADHLEELLEQHRRPTLSTK, encoded by the exons GAGGCCACAGGGCCTGGGGGCTCCCGGGCCATCAACAACCTTAGAAGATCCAACAGCACCACACAGGTCAGCCAGCCTCGGAGCGGCTCCCCCAG ACCAGCGGAGCCCACGGACTTCCTGACACTCTTCGAGGGTAGTCCCAGTGGGAAAAAGAGGCCGGCCAGCCTGAGCACAGCGCCCAGCGAGAAGGGAGCCACCTGGAACGTCCTG GATGACCAGCCCCGGAGCTTCACCTTGCCACCCAATGCCCGGAGTTCCAGTGCCCTTGACTCACCGGCGGGCCCGCGGAGGAAAGAATGCACCGTGGCCCTGGCCCCCAACTTCACTGCTAACAACAG GAGCAACAAGGGAGCCATGGGCAACTGCGTCACCACCATGGTGCACAACCGCTACACCCCCTCGGAGAGGGCACCCCCGCTCAAGAGCTCCAACCAGACTGCCCCCTCCCTCAA CAACATCATCAAGGCAGCCACCTGTGAGGGCAGCGAGAGCAGTGGCTTCGGGAAGCCACCAAAGAATGTCTCCAGTGCCAGCCACTCGGCCCGGAACAACGCTGGGGGCACCACGGGCCTGCCCAGGCGGAAGGAGGTGacagaggaggaggctgagag GTTTATCCACCAGGTGAACCAGGCCGCTGTCACCATCCAGCGCTGGTACCGCCGCCAGGTGCAGCGGCGCCAAGTGGGAGCTGCCCGCCTGGAGCACCTGCTGCAGGCCAAGCGGGAG GAGCAGCGGCAGCGGCCAGGCGAGGGGACCCTCCTGGACCTGCACCAGCAGAAAGAGGCAGCCAGGAGGAAGGCCCGGGAAGAGAAGGCACGCCAAGCCAGGCGAGCGGCCATTCAG GAGCTGCAACAGAAACGAGCCCTGAGAGCCCAGAAGGCGATCACAGCTGAGCGTGGGCCGCCTGAGAATCCCGGGGAGACCAGAGCGCCAGGGACACGGCGGCCTGCTCAGGAGCTGTCCCCCACGCCAGGCGACACTGCTCATCAGGCCCTCAAGGCCATCAACACTG GTGCCGGCCTCCCTGCTGCAGGCCCTGGAGACTGCTGCCTGCCCACCTCCAGCTCGTCCCCAGAACCACAGCAGCCTCCAGAGGACAAGACGCAG GACGTTCTCGCCCAGGATGCAGCTGGGGACAACCTGGAGACGGTGGCCCCGAGCAGGGGCAGCACCAAATCCAGGGGGCCCCTGGAGGAGCTGCTGCACACGCtgcagctgctggagaaggagcCGGAGCCGCTGCCCCGCCCCAGGGCCCATCACAGGGGCAGATACGCCTGGGCCAGCGAGGTGACCACA GAGGACGATGCCAGCTCTCTGACAGCTGACAACCTGGAGAAATTTGGAAAACTCAGTGCGTTCCCCGAACCCCCTGAGGATGGGACGCTGCTCTCGGAGGCCAAGCTACAAAGCATCATGAGCTTCTTGGACGAGATGGAGAAGTCTGGGCAGGACCAGCCGGACCCCCAGCAGGAG GGGTGGGTGCTGGAGGCGGGGCCCGGGCCCCTGGAGCTGGGGTCCGAGGCGAGCACGTCAGTGATGCGGCTGAAGCTGGAGGTGGAGGAGAAGAAGCAGGCCATGCTGCTGCTACAGAGAGCGCTG GCGCAGCAGCGAGACCTCACGGTCCGGCGGGTCAAGGAGACAGAGAAGGCACTGAGCCGGCAGCTGCAGCGGCAGAGGGAGCACTACGAGGCCACCATCCAGCGGCACTTGGCCTTCATCGACCAG CTGATCGAAGACAAGAAGGTCCTGAGTGAAAAGTGCGAGGCTGTGGTGGCcgagctgaagcaggaggaccagAGATGCACTGAGCGTGTGGCCCAGGTGCAGGCGCAGCACGAGCTG GAGATTAAAAAACTCAAAGAACTAATGAGTGCCACTGAGAAAGTCCGCCGGGAGAAGTGGATCAGTGAGAAAACCAAGAAGATCAAGGAGGTCACTGTCCGAG GCCTGGAGCCCGAGATCCAGAAGCTGATTGCCAGGCACAAGCAGGAGGTGCGGAGGCTCAAGAGCCTTCATGAGGCGGAGCTGCTGCAGTCGGACGAGCGGGCCTCGCAGCGCTGCCTGCGCCAGGCTGAGGAGCTGCGGGAGCAGCTGGAGCGGGAGAAGGAGGCGCTGGGCCAGCAGGAGCGCGAGCGTGCTCGGCAGCG GTTCCAGCAGCACCTGGAGCAGGAGCAGTGGGCGCTGCAGCAGCAACGGCAGCGGCTGTACAGCGAGGTGGCCGAGGAGAGGGAGCGACTGGGCCAGCAGGCAGCCAG GCAGCGGGCGGAGCTGGAGGAGCTGAGGCAGCAGCTGGAGGAGAGCAGCTCTGCGCTGACCCGAGCCCTGAGGGCGGAGTTTGAGAAGGGCAGGGAGGAGCAGGAGCGCCGGCACCAG ATGGAGCTGAAggccctgaagcagcagctggagCTGGAGAGGCAGGCGTGGGAGGCCGGCTGTGCCAGGAAGGAG GAGGCGTGGCTGCTGAACCGGGAACAGGAGCTGAGGGAAGAAATCCGGAAAGGCCGGGACAAGGAGATTGAGCTGGTCATTCACCGGCTGGAGGCCGACATGGCGCTGGCCAAGGAGGAGAGTGAGAAGGCTGCTGAGAGTCG CATCAAGCGCTTACGGGACAAGTACGAGGCAGAGCTCTCCGAGCTGGAGCAGTCGGAGCGGAAGCTTCACGAGCGATGCTCGGAGCTGAAGGGCCAGcttggggaggccgagggtgAGAATCTGCGTCTGCAGGGCCTTGTGCGGCAGAAGGAGCGGGCGCTGGAGGACACGCAGGCC ATGAACGAGCAGCTTTCTAGCGAGCGTAGCAACCTGGCCCAGGTGATCCGCCAGGAGTTCGAGGACCGGCTGGCAGCCTCTGAGGAGGAGACGCGGCAGGCCAAGGCCGAGCTGGCTGCGCTGCAGGCCCGCCagcagctggagctggaggaggTGCACCGGAG GGTGAAGACGGCCCTCGCGAGGAAGGAGGAGGCTGTGAGCAGCCTCCGGACACAGCACGAG GCTGCGGTGAAGCGGGCCGACCACCTGGAGGAGCTGCTGGAGCAGCACAGGCGGCCCACGCTGAGTACCAAGTAA
- the CEP131 gene encoding centrosomal protein of 131 kDa isoform X11, with the protein MKGTRAISSAPECSPAGVDLSLTGLPPPVSRRPGSAATTKPIVRSVSVVTGSEQKRKALEATGPGGSRAINNLRRSNSTTQVSQPRSGSPRPAEPTDFLTLFEGSPSGKKRPASLSTAPSEKGATWNVLDDQPRSFTLPPNARSSSALDSPAGPRRKECTVALAPNFTANNRSNKGAMGNCVTTMVHNRYTPSERAPPLKSSNQTAPSLNNIIKAATCEGSESSGFGKPPKNVSSASHSARNNAGGTTGLPRRKEVTEEEAERFIHQVNQAAVTIQRWYRRQVQRRQVGAARLEHLLQAKREEQRQRPGEGTLLDLHQQKEAARRKAREEKARQARRAAIQELQQKRALRAQKAITAERGPPENPGETRAPGTRRPAQELSPTPGDTAHQALKAINTGAGLPAAGPGDCCLPTSSSSPEPQQPPEDKTQDVLAQDAAGDNLETVAPSRGSTKSRGPLEELLHTLQLLEKEPEPLPRPRAHHRGRYAWASEVTTEDDASSLTADNLEKFGKLSAFPEPPEDGTLLSEAKLQSIMSFLDEMEKSGQDQPDPQQEGWVLEAGPGPLELGSEASTSVMRLKLEVEEKKQAMLLLQRALAQQRDLTVRRVKETEKALSRQLQRQREHYEATIQRHLAFIDQLIEDKKVLSEKCEAVVAELKQEDQRCTERVAQVQAQHELEIKKLKELMSATEKVRREKWISEKTKKIKEVTVRGLEPEIQKLIARHKQEVRRLKSLHEAELLQSDERASQRCLRQAEELREQLEREKEALGQQERERARQRFQQHLEQEQWALQQQRQRLYSEVAEERERLGQQAARQRAELEELRQQLEESSSALTRALRAEFEKGREEQERRHQMELKALKQQLELERQAWEAGCARKEAWLLNREQELREEIRKGRDKEIELVIHRLEADMALAKEESEKAAESRIKRLRDKYEAELSELEQSERKLHERCSELKGQLGEAEGENLRLQGLVRQKERALEDTQAMNEQLSSERSNLAQVIRQEFEDRLAASEEETRQAKAELAALQARQQLELEEVHRRVKTALARKEEAVSSLRTQHEAAVKRADHLEELLEQHRRPTLSTK; encoded by the exons GAGGCCACAGGGCCTGGGGGCTCCCGGGCCATCAACAACCTTAGAAGATCCAACAGCACCACACAGGTCAGCCAGCCTCGGAGCGGCTCCCCCAG ACCAGCGGAGCCCACGGACTTCCTGACACTCTTCGAGGGTAGTCCCAGTGGGAAAAAGAGGCCGGCCAGCCTGAGCACAGCGCCCAGCGAGAAGGGAGCCACCTGGAACGTCCTG GATGACCAGCCCCGGAGCTTCACCTTGCCACCCAATGCCCGGAGTTCCAGTGCCCTTGACTCACCGGCGGGCCCGCGGAGGAAAGAATGCACCGTGGCCCTGGCCCCCAACTTCACTGCTAACAACAG GAGCAACAAGGGAGCCATGGGCAACTGCGTCACCACCATGGTGCACAACCGCTACACCCCCTCGGAGAGGGCACCCCCGCTCAAGAGCTCCAACCAGACTGCCCCCTCCCTCAA CAACATCATCAAGGCAGCCACCTGTGAGGGCAGCGAGAGCAGTGGCTTCGGGAAGCCACCAAAGAATGTCTCCAGTGCCAGCCACTCGGCCCGGAACAACGCTGGGGGCACCACGGGCCTGCCCAGGCGGAAGGAGGTGacagaggaggaggctgagag GTTTATCCACCAGGTGAACCAGGCCGCTGTCACCATCCAGCGCTGGTACCGCCGCCAGGTGCAGCGGCGCCAAGTGGGAGCTGCCCGCCTGGAGCACCTGCTGCAGGCCAAGCGGGAG GAGCAGCGGCAGCGGCCAGGCGAGGGGACCCTCCTGGACCTGCACCAGCAGAAAGAGGCAGCCAGGAGGAAGGCCCGGGAAGAGAAGGCACGCCAAGCCAGGCGAGCGGCCATTCAG GAGCTGCAACAGAAACGAGCCCTGAGAGCCCAGAAGGCGATCACAGCTGAGCGTGGGCCGCCTGAGAATCCCGGGGAGACCAGAGCGCCAGGGACACGGCGGCCTGCTCAGGAGCTGTCCCCCACGCCAGGCGACACTGCTCATCAGGCCCTCAAGGCCATCAACACTG GTGCCGGCCTCCCTGCTGCAGGCCCTGGAGACTGCTGCCTGCCCACCTCCAGCTCGTCCCCAGAACCACAGCAGCCTCCAGAGGACAAGACGCAG GACGTTCTCGCCCAGGATGCAGCTGGGGACAACCTGGAGACGGTGGCCCCGAGCAGGGGCAGCACCAAATCCAGGGGGCCCCTGGAGGAGCTGCTGCACACGCtgcagctgctggagaaggagcCGGAGCCGCTGCCCCGCCCCAGGGCCCATCACAGGGGCAGATACGCCTGGGCCAGCGAGGTGACCACA GAGGACGATGCCAGCTCTCTGACAGCTGACAACCTGGAGAAATTTGGAAAACTCAGTGCGTTCCCCGAACCCCCTGAGGATGGGACGCTGCTCTCGGAGGCCAAGCTACAAAGCATCATGAGCTTCTTGGACGAGATGGAGAAGTCTGGGCAGGACCAGCCGGACCCCCAGCAGGAG GGGTGGGTGCTGGAGGCGGGGCCCGGGCCCCTGGAGCTGGGGTCCGAGGCGAGCACGTCAGTGATGCGGCTGAAGCTGGAGGTGGAGGAGAAGAAGCAGGCCATGCTGCTGCTACAGAGAGCGCTG GCGCAGCAGCGAGACCTCACGGTCCGGCGGGTCAAGGAGACAGAGAAGGCACTGAGCCGGCAGCTGCAGCGGCAGAGGGAGCACTACGAGGCCACCATCCAGCGGCACTTGGCCTTCATCGACCAG CTGATCGAAGACAAGAAGGTCCTGAGTGAAAAGTGCGAGGCTGTGGTGGCcgagctgaagcaggaggaccagAGATGCACTGAGCGTGTGGCCCAGGTGCAGGCGCAGCACGAGCTG GAGATTAAAAAACTCAAAGAACTAATGAGTGCCACTGAGAAAGTCCGCCGGGAGAAGTGGATCAGTGAGAAAACCAAGAAGATCAAGGAGGTCACTGTCCGAG GCCTGGAGCCCGAGATCCAGAAGCTGATTGCCAGGCACAAGCAGGAGGTGCGGAGGCTCAAGAGCCTTCATGAGGCGGAGCTGCTGCAGTCGGACGAGCGGGCCTCGCAGCGCTGCCTGCGCCAGGCTGAGGAGCTGCGGGAGCAGCTGGAGCGGGAGAAGGAGGCGCTGGGCCAGCAGGAGCGCGAGCGTGCTCGGCAGCG GTTCCAGCAGCACCTGGAGCAGGAGCAGTGGGCGCTGCAGCAGCAACGGCAGCGGCTGTACAGCGAGGTGGCCGAGGAGAGGGAGCGACTGGGCCAGCAGGCAGCCAG GCAGCGGGCGGAGCTGGAGGAGCTGAGGCAGCAGCTGGAGGAGAGCAGCTCTGCGCTGACCCGAGCCCTGAGGGCGGAGTTTGAGAAGGGCAGGGAGGAGCAGGAGCGCCGGCACCAG ATGGAGCTGAAggccctgaagcagcagctggagCTGGAGAGGCAGGCGTGGGAGGCCGGCTGTGCCAGGAAGGAG GCGTGGCTGCTGAACCGGGAACAGGAGCTGAGGGAAGAAATCCGGAAAGGCCGGGACAAGGAGATTGAGCTGGTCATTCACCGGCTGGAGGCCGACATGGCGCTGGCCAAGGAGGAGAGTGAGAAGGCTGCTGAGAGTCG CATCAAGCGCTTACGGGACAAGTACGAGGCAGAGCTCTCCGAGCTGGAGCAGTCGGAGCGGAAGCTTCACGAGCGATGCTCGGAGCTGAAGGGCCAGcttggggaggccgagggtgAGAATCTGCGTCTGCAGGGCCTTGTGCGGCAGAAGGAGCGGGCGCTGGAGGACACGCAGGCC ATGAACGAGCAGCTTTCTAGCGAGCGTAGCAACCTGGCCCAGGTGATCCGCCAGGAGTTCGAGGACCGGCTGGCAGCCTCTGAGGAGGAGACGCGGCAGGCCAAGGCCGAGCTGGCTGCGCTGCAGGCCCGCCagcagctggagctggaggaggTGCACCGGAG GGTGAAGACGGCCCTCGCGAGGAAGGAGGAGGCTGTGAGCAGCCTCCGGACACAGCACGAG GCTGCGGTGAAGCGGGCCGACCACCTGGAGGAGCTGCTGGAGCAGCACAGGCGGCCCACGCTGAGTACCAAGTAA
- the CEP131 gene encoding centrosomal protein of 131 kDa isoform X23 codes for MKGTRAISSAPECSPAGVDLSLTGLPPPVSRRPGSAATTKPIVRSVSVVTGSEQKRKALEATGPGGSRAINNLRRSNSTTQVSQPRSGSPRPAEPTDFLTLFEGSPSGKKRPASLSTAPSEKGATWNVLDDQPRSFTLPPNARSSSALDSPAGPRRKECTVALAPNFTANNRSNKGAMGNCVTTMVHNRYTPSERAPPLKSSNQTAPSLNNIIKAATCEGSESSGFGKPPKNVSSASHSARNNAGGTTGLPRRKEVTEEEAERFIHQVNQAAVTIQRWYRRQVQRRQVGAARLEHLLQAKREEQRQRPGEGTLLDLHQQKEAARRKAREEKARQARRAAIQELQQKRALRAQKAITAERGPPENPGETRAPGTRRPAQELSPTPGDTAHQALKAINTGAGLPAAGPGDCCLPTSSSSPEPQQPPEDKTQDVLAQDAAGDNLETVAPSRGSTKSRGPLEELLHTLQLLEKEPEPLPRPRAHHRGRYAWASEVTTEDDASSLTADNLEKFGKLSAFPEPPEDGTLLSEAKLQSIMSFLDEMEKSGQDQPDPQQEGWVLEAGPGPLELGSEASTSVMRLKLEVEEKKQAMLLLQRALAQQRDLTVRRVKETEKALSRQLQRQREHYEATIQRHLAFIDQLIEDKKVLSEKCEAVVAELKQEDQRCTERVAQVQAQHELEIKKLKELMSATEKVRREKWISEKTKKIKEVTVRGLEPEIQKLIARHKQEVRRLKSLHEAELLQSDERASQRCLRQAEELREQLEREKEALGQQERERARQRQRAELEELRQQLEESSSALTRALRAEFEKGREEQERRHQMELKALKQQLELERQAWEAGCARKEEAWLLNREQELREEIRKGRDKEIELVIHRLEADMALAKEESEKAAESRIKRLRDKYEAELSELEQSERKLHERCSELKGQLGEAEGENLRLQGLVRQKERALEDTQAMNEQLSSERSNLAQVIRQEFEDRLAASEEETRQAKAELAALQARQQLELEEVHRRVKTALARKEEAVSSLRTQHEAAVKRADHLEELLEQHRRPTLSTK; via the exons GAGGCCACAGGGCCTGGGGGCTCCCGGGCCATCAACAACCTTAGAAGATCCAACAGCACCACACAGGTCAGCCAGCCTCGGAGCGGCTCCCCCAG ACCAGCGGAGCCCACGGACTTCCTGACACTCTTCGAGGGTAGTCCCAGTGGGAAAAAGAGGCCGGCCAGCCTGAGCACAGCGCCCAGCGAGAAGGGAGCCACCTGGAACGTCCTG GATGACCAGCCCCGGAGCTTCACCTTGCCACCCAATGCCCGGAGTTCCAGTGCCCTTGACTCACCGGCGGGCCCGCGGAGGAAAGAATGCACCGTGGCCCTGGCCCCCAACTTCACTGCTAACAACAG GAGCAACAAGGGAGCCATGGGCAACTGCGTCACCACCATGGTGCACAACCGCTACACCCCCTCGGAGAGGGCACCCCCGCTCAAGAGCTCCAACCAGACTGCCCCCTCCCTCAA CAACATCATCAAGGCAGCCACCTGTGAGGGCAGCGAGAGCAGTGGCTTCGGGAAGCCACCAAAGAATGTCTCCAGTGCCAGCCACTCGGCCCGGAACAACGCTGGGGGCACCACGGGCCTGCCCAGGCGGAAGGAGGTGacagaggaggaggctgagag GTTTATCCACCAGGTGAACCAGGCCGCTGTCACCATCCAGCGCTGGTACCGCCGCCAGGTGCAGCGGCGCCAAGTGGGAGCTGCCCGCCTGGAGCACCTGCTGCAGGCCAAGCGGGAG GAGCAGCGGCAGCGGCCAGGCGAGGGGACCCTCCTGGACCTGCACCAGCAGAAAGAGGCAGCCAGGAGGAAGGCCCGGGAAGAGAAGGCACGCCAAGCCAGGCGAGCGGCCATTCAG GAGCTGCAACAGAAACGAGCCCTGAGAGCCCAGAAGGCGATCACAGCTGAGCGTGGGCCGCCTGAGAATCCCGGGGAGACCAGAGCGCCAGGGACACGGCGGCCTGCTCAGGAGCTGTCCCCCACGCCAGGCGACACTGCTCATCAGGCCCTCAAGGCCATCAACACTG GTGCCGGCCTCCCTGCTGCAGGCCCTGGAGACTGCTGCCTGCCCACCTCCAGCTCGTCCCCAGAACCACAGCAGCCTCCAGAGGACAAGACGCAG GACGTTCTCGCCCAGGATGCAGCTGGGGACAACCTGGAGACGGTGGCCCCGAGCAGGGGCAGCACCAAATCCAGGGGGCCCCTGGAGGAGCTGCTGCACACGCtgcagctgctggagaaggagcCGGAGCCGCTGCCCCGCCCCAGGGCCCATCACAGGGGCAGATACGCCTGGGCCAGCGAGGTGACCACA GAGGACGATGCCAGCTCTCTGACAGCTGACAACCTGGAGAAATTTGGAAAACTCAGTGCGTTCCCCGAACCCCCTGAGGATGGGACGCTGCTCTCGGAGGCCAAGCTACAAAGCATCATGAGCTTCTTGGACGAGATGGAGAAGTCTGGGCAGGACCAGCCGGACCCCCAGCAGGAG GGGTGGGTGCTGGAGGCGGGGCCCGGGCCCCTGGAGCTGGGGTCCGAGGCGAGCACGTCAGTGATGCGGCTGAAGCTGGAGGTGGAGGAGAAGAAGCAGGCCATGCTGCTGCTACAGAGAGCGCTG GCGCAGCAGCGAGACCTCACGGTCCGGCGGGTCAAGGAGACAGAGAAGGCACTGAGCCGGCAGCTGCAGCGGCAGAGGGAGCACTACGAGGCCACCATCCAGCGGCACTTGGCCTTCATCGACCAG CTGATCGAAGACAAGAAGGTCCTGAGTGAAAAGTGCGAGGCTGTGGTGGCcgagctgaagcaggaggaccagAGATGCACTGAGCGTGTGGCCCAGGTGCAGGCGCAGCACGAGCTG GAGATTAAAAAACTCAAAGAACTAATGAGTGCCACTGAGAAAGTCCGCCGGGAGAAGTGGATCAGTGAGAAAACCAAGAAGATCAAGGAGGTCACTGTCCGAG GCCTGGAGCCCGAGATCCAGAAGCTGATTGCCAGGCACAAGCAGGAGGTGCGGAGGCTCAAGAGCCTTCATGAGGCGGAGCTGCTGCAGTCGGACGAGCGGGCCTCGCAGCGCTGCCTGCGCCAGGCTGAGGAGCTGCGGGAGCAGCTGGAGCGGGAGAAGGAGGCGCTGGGCCAGCAGGAGCGCGAGCGTGCTCGGCAGCG GCAGCGGGCGGAGCTGGAGGAGCTGAGGCAGCAGCTGGAGGAGAGCAGCTCTGCGCTGACCCGAGCCCTGAGGGCGGAGTTTGAGAAGGGCAGGGAGGAGCAGGAGCGCCGGCACCAG ATGGAGCTGAAggccctgaagcagcagctggagCTGGAGAGGCAGGCGTGGGAGGCCGGCTGTGCCAGGAAGGAG GAGGCGTGGCTGCTGAACCGGGAACAGGAGCTGAGGGAAGAAATCCGGAAAGGCCGGGACAAGGAGATTGAGCTGGTCATTCACCGGCTGGAGGCCGACATGGCGCTGGCCAAGGAGGAGAGTGAGAAGGCTGCTGAGAGTCG CATCAAGCGCTTACGGGACAAGTACGAGGCAGAGCTCTCCGAGCTGGAGCAGTCGGAGCGGAAGCTTCACGAGCGATGCTCGGAGCTGAAGGGCCAGcttggggaggccgagggtgAGAATCTGCGTCTGCAGGGCCTTGTGCGGCAGAAGGAGCGGGCGCTGGAGGACACGCAGGCC ATGAACGAGCAGCTTTCTAGCGAGCGTAGCAACCTGGCCCAGGTGATCCGCCAGGAGTTCGAGGACCGGCTGGCAGCCTCTGAGGAGGAGACGCGGCAGGCCAAGGCCGAGCTGGCTGCGCTGCAGGCCCGCCagcagctggagctggaggaggTGCACCGGAG GGTGAAGACGGCCCTCGCGAGGAAGGAGGAGGCTGTGAGCAGCCTCCGGACACAGCACGAG GCTGCGGTGAAGCGGGCCGACCACCTGGAGGAGCTGCTGGAGCAGCACAGGCGGCCCACGCTGAGTACCAAGTAA